CCGACATCACCGACCGGCAGAACATCCAGCTGCACTGGATACGCGTCGAGGACGTGCCGGAGATCTGGCGCCGGCTGGAGGAGGTCGGGCTCTACACCCAGGAGGCGTGCGGTGACTGCCCGCGCGTCATCCTCGGCAGCCCGGTCGCCGGCATCGCCGCGGACGAGATCATCGACGGCACCCCGGCCGTCAAGGAGATCGCCAGCCGGTACCTCGGCGACAAGGAGTTCTCCAACCTGCCGCGCAAGTACAAGACGGCGATCTCCGGGCTGCCCGAGCAGGACGTCGCGCACGAGATCAACGACGTTGCGTTCATCGGCGCGACGCACCCCGAGCACGGGCCAGGCTTCGACCTGTGGGTCGGCGGCGGCCTGTCCACCAACCCGCATCTCGCGCAGCGGCTGGGCGCCTGGGTGCCGCTGGAGGACGTGCCGGACGTGTGGGCCGGCGTCACGAGGGTATTCCGCGACTACGGCTACCGCAGGCTGCGCACGAGGGCGAGGCTGAAGTTCCTGGTCGCCGACTGGGGCGTCGACGAGTTCCGACGGGTGCTGGAAACCGAGTACCTGCAACGGAAACTGGTCGACGGACCTGCGCCGGCGAGCACCCAGCCGCGCGACCACGTCGGCGTGTACGAGCAGCACGACGGCAACTACTACGTCGGCGTCGCGCCCACCGTCGGGCACGTGTCGGGCTCGCTGCTGAACCAGCTGGCCGACGTCGTCGAGGCGCACGGCTCGACGCGCATCAGGCTGACCCCGTACCAGAAGCTGGTCGTGCTGGACGTGGCTGAGGACCAGGTCGAGCCGCTGATCACCGCGCTCGACGAGGTCGGCCTGCACGCGCGGCCGAGTGGCTTCAGGCGCAACACCATGGCGTGCACCGGCATCACCTACTGCAAGCTGGCCATCACCGAGACCAAGGACACCGCCGCCGCGCTCATCGAGGAGCTGGAGCGGCGGCTGCCCGAGGTCAAAGAACCGATCACCGTCAACGTGAACGGCTGCCCGAACTCCTGCGCACGGATCCAGGTCGCGGACATCGGGTTGAAGGGCCAGATCATCACCGACTCCGCCGGCAACCAGGTGCCCGGCTACCAGGTGCATCTCGGTGGTTCGCTCGGCGACAAGTCCGGCTTCGGCCGCAAGGTCCGCGCGCTGAAGGTGGCGGCCGACGAGCTGCCCGACTACGTCGAGCGGGTGGTGCGCCGCTACCTGGCCGCGAAGACCGACGGTGAGCGGTTCGCGGACTGGACCGTACGAGCCACCGACGAGGAGCTGTCGTGACCACGGGGGACCGCGGATGAGCACCC
The sequence above is drawn from the Streptosporangiales bacterium genome and encodes:
- a CDS encoding nitrite/sulfite reductase; this encodes MALQTDISPQSTESSRPPKKRSRPGRHTGQGQWALAQLEPLNPNERMKKDDDPLNVRARIESIYQYTGFAGIDPQDLRGRFRWWGLYTQRKPGIDGGRTATLEPEELEDEYFMLRVRVDGGQLDLQQLRTVAELSTTYGRDSADITDRQNIQLHWIRVEDVPEIWRRLEEVGLYTQEACGDCPRVILGSPVAGIAADEIIDGTPAVKEIASRYLGDKEFSNLPRKYKTAISGLPEQDVAHEINDVAFIGATHPEHGPGFDLWVGGGLSTNPHLAQRLGAWVPLEDVPDVWAGVTRVFRDYGYRRLRTRARLKFLVADWGVDEFRRVLETEYLQRKLVDGPAPASTQPRDHVGVYEQHDGNYYVGVAPTVGHVSGSLLNQLADVVEAHGSTRIRLTPYQKLVVLDVAEDQVEPLITALDEVGLHARPSGFRRNTMACTGITYCKLAITETKDTAAALIEELERRLPEVKEPITVNVNGCPNSCARIQVADIGLKGQIITDSAGNQVPGYQVHLGGSLGDKSGFGRKVRALKVAADELPDYVERVVRRYLAAKTDGERFADWTVRATDEELS